A window of Fodinibius salinus contains these coding sequences:
- a CDS encoding M23 family metallopeptidase translates to MGLKNYYYYDEQNCDFVPVEYNSLERIIYTACVWILCGVVLAGVGISILSFSVGTPAEIALKAENQELIDQLEKTKSTIKNLDQEVDKLAETDNEMYRSVLGMDQISYDERQGGVGGADIYSEFDIHSKKTAEILKWTSKNLASLKRSINIQKLSFKEIKSHYNKNQEKMEHIPAIKPTKGIILSGFGMRYHPILKYQKKHEGLDFRANVGSKIFATGAGVVKYASRKGTFGRLVIIDHDFGYESYYAHLSSYAKNIRPGTKVNRGDLIGFSGESGRVEGPHLHYEVHKENLPIDPLNYLFADTSPEEYQMYKEIVENNDRSMD, encoded by the coding sequence ATGGGTTTAAAAAATTATTACTATTACGACGAACAAAACTGTGATTTTGTACCCGTCGAATATAACAGTCTGGAACGCATTATTTATACCGCATGCGTATGGATTTTATGTGGTGTGGTACTTGCCGGCGTAGGTATTTCAATCCTCTCCTTCTCAGTAGGAACACCGGCCGAAATTGCTCTTAAAGCTGAGAACCAAGAACTCATCGATCAGCTTGAAAAGACGAAGTCTACTATTAAAAATCTTGATCAAGAAGTTGACAAGCTTGCCGAGACTGATAATGAGATGTATCGATCAGTGCTGGGAATGGATCAAATTTCGTATGATGAACGGCAAGGTGGTGTTGGTGGTGCCGATATTTATTCAGAGTTTGACATCCACAGCAAGAAAACAGCAGAAATTTTAAAATGGACTTCTAAAAATCTTGCAAGTTTAAAGCGAAGTATCAATATCCAAAAGCTTAGCTTTAAGGAGATCAAAAGTCATTACAATAAAAATCAGGAGAAAATGGAGCATATTCCTGCTATAAAGCCCACCAAGGGAATTATCCTTAGTGGGTTTGGAATGCGCTACCATCCCATTTTAAAGTATCAGAAAAAACATGAGGGACTTGATTTTCGCGCTAATGTCGGCAGTAAAATATTTGCTACCGGTGCTGGTGTTGTTAAATATGCCAGCCGTAAAGGAACTTTTGGACGGTTGGTTATTATTGATCATGATTTTGGGTATGAAAGTTATTATGCACACTTATCTTCATATGCTAAAAATATTCGGCCAGGTACCAAGGTAAACCGTGGAGACCTTATAGGTTTTTCAGGTGAATCTGGTCGTGTAGAAGGTCCCCACCTTCATTACGAAGTTCACAAAGAGAATCTCCCGATTGATCCTCTCAATTACTTGTTTGCTGATACTTCCCCCGAAGAATATCAAATGTATAAAGAGATTGTTGAAAACAATGACCGCTCAATGGATTAA
- a CDS encoding TrmH family RNA methyltransferase produces MDKSLKIQLLNFLKAFITEDRWQIINEVLEKRTRHLTVVLEDIYQPHNASAVLRSCEGFGIQDVHIIENRNSFDPNNEVTIGAHKWITQHHYNEEDQNNTEYCYQKLREQGYQIIATTPHHDDVTIDEVSVDEPTALVFGAELKGLSDTAMQQADGYAKIPMSGFSESFNISVGAALCLYDLTSRLRNGDREWSLTEDEKLDLRLEWVKQSVRAPDKLEARFFKEHQ; encoded by the coding sequence ATGGATAAGTCATTGAAAATACAACTCCTTAATTTTTTAAAAGCATTTATTACCGAAGACCGTTGGCAAATAATTAATGAGGTATTAGAAAAGCGCACGCGTCACCTCACCGTTGTCCTCGAAGATATCTACCAGCCGCACAATGCAAGTGCTGTGTTGCGCAGCTGCGAGGGTTTTGGTATTCAGGATGTGCATATTATTGAGAACAGGAACTCATTTGATCCTAATAATGAAGTAACTATAGGTGCTCACAAGTGGATTACCCAACATCACTATAATGAGGAGGACCAGAATAATACAGAATACTGTTATCAAAAATTGAGAGAGCAGGGATATCAAATTATTGCGACTACTCCCCACCACGATGATGTGACAATAGATGAGGTTTCTGTGGATGAACCGACAGCTCTTGTATTTGGTGCCGAGCTAAAAGGACTTTCTGATACTGCGATGCAGCAAGCAGATGGTTATGCCAAAATACCGATGTCGGGATTTAGTGAAAGTTTTAATATATCAGTAGGGGCGGCGCTGTGTCTTTATGATTTGACAAGTAGGTTACGCAATGGAGATCGAGAGTGGTCACTAACAGAGGATGAAAAGCTGGATTTACGGCTGGAGTGGGTAAAACAATCTGTTCGGGCACCGGATAAATTAGAAGCCCGATTCTTTAAAGAGCACCAATAA
- a CDS encoding CBS domain-containing protein: protein MFVRDVLKVKGNAVYSVKPNQTVYEAIAKMDELDIGALLVMEDDNLQGILSERDYRSKIILKGRRSKSTAVSDIMSNQVYCVEPTDSVQDCMSIMTEKKIRHLPVLKDDEVAGVVSIGDLVKSIISKQKVEINNLRGYIQEGGTYPG, encoded by the coding sequence ATGTTCGTACGTGATGTCTTAAAAGTCAAAGGCAATGCCGTATATTCGGTAAAGCCAAACCAAACAGTGTACGAAGCTATTGCCAAAATGGATGAGCTGGATATCGGGGCTTTGTTGGTGATGGAAGATGATAACCTACAAGGCATTCTCAGTGAGCGTGATTACCGAAGTAAGATTATTCTAAAAGGCAGACGTTCCAAAAGTACAGCGGTGAGCGATATTATGAGTAATCAGGTATATTGCGTAGAGCCTACTGATTCTGTACAAGACTGTATGTCTATAATGACTGAAAAGAAAATTAGACATCTGCCGGTTCTCAAAGACGATGAGGTTGCGGGGGTAGTCTCTATTGGAGACTTGGTCAAAAGTATTATTTCCAAACAAAAAGTTGAGATCAACAATCTCCGGGGGTATATACAAGAAGGGGGTACTTATCCCGGCTGA
- a CDS encoding response regulator transcription factor encodes MDILVIEDDPSVRTLVQTVLQKDDNHVDLAETASGGESQAYENPYDVIVLDLGLPDGDGFEVCKRMRDENITTPVLILSAEQETDVKIKCLRVGADDYITKPFNTEELLARIEAITRRNNGLLEDRTLTCGELEVDVLERIFRVNGTEVDLTNNEFNLLVYLLKNKNQIVTQEEIAVNVWDIHFDTQTNYINVYISYLRKKIRNHSDKEYIDTVRKKGFIMHCGQ; translated from the coding sequence ATGGACATATTAGTCATAGAAGATGATCCGTCAGTACGTACGTTAGTACAAACGGTACTCCAAAAAGATGATAATCATGTGGACCTTGCCGAAACGGCAAGTGGCGGTGAAAGTCAGGCTTATGAAAATCCATATGACGTTATCGTTCTTGACTTAGGGCTACCCGACGGTGACGGTTTTGAGGTTTGTAAAAGAATGCGTGACGAGAATATTACAACCCCGGTACTCATACTTTCTGCAGAGCAGGAAACAGATGTAAAAATTAAATGTCTGCGCGTGGGGGCCGATGACTACATTACTAAGCCGTTTAATACCGAAGAATTGTTGGCACGTATTGAAGCGATAACGCGACGCAATAATGGACTTCTGGAAGATCGTACATTAACATGCGGGGAGCTGGAGGTGGATGTGCTAGAGCGTATCTTTAGGGTTAATGGTACTGAAGTAGATCTGACAAACAATGAGTTTAATTTGTTGGTTTACTTACTGAAAAATAAAAATCAAATTGTTACGCAAGAAGAGATTGCTGTAAATGTATGGGATATCCATTTTGATACCCAAACAAATTATATAAACGTTTATATCAGCTATTTGCGGAAAAAAATACGTAATCACTCTGATAAGGAATATATCGATACTGTACGCAAAAAGGGGTTTATTATGCACTGCGGTCAATAA
- a CDS encoding alpha/beta hydrolase, with amino-acid sequence MKSVLCSGTHPFDIEVPYKLIKTGKDSSKPLIVYLHGFKQNIARFEDLVDDMFTVDAYHLFIQGPYPIYDRKKQRKVEDWGRAWYLYDGKQDQFLKSLEAASEFIEEIIDKVRKDIDAKSVAIVGYSMGGYLAGYFGLSRPNIVNKLVVIGGRIKTEVFEDADKQYEQLNVLALHGANDKSVDSNPQKRCCDLLSEWGANVKFQTIDSGHRLKPEYVKKIKKWFLSLQNE; translated from the coding sequence ATGAAAAGTGTTCTATGTTCTGGTACTCATCCATTCGACATTGAGGTGCCATATAAGCTTATTAAAACTGGCAAAGATAGCTCTAAACCGTTAATTGTTTACTTACATGGATTCAAGCAAAATATAGCGCGCTTTGAAGATTTAGTTGATGATATGTTTACTGTAGATGCTTACCACTTGTTTATTCAAGGTCCGTATCCTATTTACGATCGTAAGAAACAACGAAAGGTGGAAGACTGGGGACGTGCATGGTACTTATATGACGGGAAACAAGATCAGTTTTTAAAATCTCTCGAAGCTGCTTCAGAATTTATTGAAGAAATCATTGACAAAGTAAGGAAAGACATTGACGCAAAGTCAGTTGCCATTGTGGGATATTCAATGGGTGGATATTTGGCCGGTTATTTCGGATTGTCTCGTCCCAATATTGTAAATAAATTAGTTGTAATTGGTGGGCGAATTAAAACAGAAGTATTTGAAGACGCTGATAAACAGTACGAACAGTTAAATGTATTAGCCTTGCATGGCGCGAATGACAAGAGTGTTGATAGCAACCCACAGAAAAGATGTTGTGATCTGCTTTCAGAGTGGGGAGCGAATGTTAAGTTTCAGACAATTGATTCCGGCCATCGTTTAAAGCCTGAGTATGTAAAAAAGATTAAAAAATGGTTTTTGTCACTTCAAAATGAATGA
- the bioB gene encoding biotin synthase BioB, whose product MADLRNDWTHNEISEIYNTPLMELIYRAATVHREHQETGEVQVCTLLSIKTGGCPEDCAYCPQSAHHDTDVEAQDMLDRDEIISAARKAKEAGSTRFCMGAAWRCGKETKDFDTVLDMVSEITDMDMEVCCTLGMLTDEQAAKLKEAGLYAYNHNLDSGEDFYNRIISTRKYQDRLDTIEKVRENDISVCSGGIIGMGETDNDRIELIHNLATMPEHPESVPVNALIAVEGTPLEDQPKVPWYDMARMIATARITMPDSMVRLSAGRVDMSMEEQALCFMAGANSIFTGEKLLTTDNNELEEDMKMFDILGLSAREAFKDAKDKHVPKGAEAAE is encoded by the coding sequence ATGGCTGATTTGCGAAATGACTGGACACATAATGAAATTTCTGAAATCTATAACACTCCACTGATGGAGCTAATCTATCGTGCGGCAACAGTGCACCGCGAGCACCAAGAAACCGGCGAAGTACAAGTGTGCACCCTTCTTTCTATTAAAACAGGGGGCTGTCCCGAAGATTGCGCCTACTGCCCGCAATCGGCCCATCACGATACAGACGTAGAAGCCCAAGACATGCTTGACCGTGATGAAATTATATCTGCTGCGCGCAAGGCAAAAGAAGCCGGCAGTACCCGATTTTGTATGGGAGCTGCCTGGCGATGTGGAAAAGAAACAAAAGATTTTGATACCGTACTTGATATGGTCAGCGAAATTACTGACATGGATATGGAGGTTTGCTGCACCCTAGGTATGCTTACAGATGAACAAGCCGCTAAACTGAAAGAAGCAGGGCTGTATGCCTACAATCATAATCTTGACAGCGGTGAAGATTTTTATAACCGCATTATTTCCACCCGTAAATATCAAGATCGACTGGACACTATAGAGAAAGTCCGGGAAAATGATATTAGTGTTTGCTCCGGTGGAATTATTGGAATGGGCGAAACTGATAACGACCGTATTGAGTTGATTCACAATCTTGCGACCATGCCCGAACATCCCGAATCAGTTCCTGTTAATGCCCTTATTGCTGTAGAAGGCACCCCGCTGGAAGATCAGCCCAAAGTTCCTTGGTACGATATGGCCCGGATGATTGCCACAGCCCGCATAACCATGCCTGATTCAATGGTTCGACTATCAGCAGGACGTGTAGATATGAGTATGGAAGAACAAGCGCTTTGTTTTATGGCGGGTGCAAACTCTATTTTTACTGGCGAAAAACTGCTTACTACCGACAATAATGAGTTGGAAGAAGATATGAAAATGTTTGACATCCTGGGACTATCCGCCCGAGAAGCATTTAAGGATGCCAAGGACAAGCATGTCCCCAAAGGAGCTGAAGCTGCTGAATAA
- a CDS encoding TspO/MBR family protein, with protein MKKALNLAGWILICSLAGIFGAQFEPGTWYEMLQKPAWTPPNWVFPVVWPILYILMGIAAWMMRKMKSVSIYGTEFTWFFVQLILNALWSWIFFGQHLISTGLAEILLLWVSIIFTVLLFWSRNRTAGILLIPYLLWVSYASALNLAIWQLN; from the coding sequence ATGAAAAAGGCACTTAACCTAGCGGGCTGGATTTTGATTTGTAGTCTGGCAGGTATATTCGGCGCTCAGTTTGAACCCGGCACATGGTACGAAATGCTGCAAAAACCCGCTTGGACACCTCCCAACTGGGTATTCCCTGTCGTCTGGCCCATTTTGTATATACTAATGGGTATAGCTGCCTGGATGATGAGGAAGATGAAATCAGTTAGTATTTACGGAACGGAATTCACTTGGTTTTTTGTGCAGCTTATTCTCAATGCTCTGTGGTCGTGGATATTTTTCGGTCAACATTTAATAAGTACGGGACTGGCAGAAATACTTCTCCTGTGGGTTTCAATCATATTTACGGTATTGCTATTTTGGAGTCGAAATCGCACAGCCGGTATCTTGCTTATCCCGTACCTACTCTGGGTGAGTTATGCCTCTGCATTAAATCTTGCAATTTGGCAGTTAAATTAA
- a CDS encoding lycopene cyclase family protein: MSKATLDQQYDYIIAGAGAAGLSLAWKMIHSPLSDKKTLVIDNELEPTNTKTWCFWESGAPPFSDIIHKKWTHTKIGTSQKHFSQPLNEYPYYCIRKIDFQRKIHQAIRSHPHFTLAEEQITTLESHSDSAILHTNDHSYQAEYIFQSCFPLHPQKKQAPKHPLWQHFLGWEITVEEPLFDPQVFTLMDFDDSFCDGIAFMYILPWSATSALIEYTIFSERVEEQSFYEDKISLYLNNQFNLRPIDYQINRQELGKIPMQDLLAKPWYKPRILNIGTSSGRTKPSTGYTFQRIQQQTKNLVTNLNKTGTPDPQPPSAFRYKAYDLWLLHIIHTSPQKALTVFKQLFTNNSADDLFRFLGEQSTFRQDLSIMSSVPYAPFLKAIWNTRNRLWQIFKNYLLRN; encoded by the coding sequence GTGTCGAAAGCTACTTTGGATCAGCAATATGACTATATCATAGCAGGTGCTGGGGCAGCGGGCCTTTCACTGGCCTGGAAGATGATCCATTCTCCGTTATCAGATAAAAAAACACTTGTTATTGATAATGAACTGGAGCCCACCAATACCAAAACATGGTGCTTTTGGGAATCCGGCGCCCCTCCCTTTTCCGATATTATTCACAAAAAATGGACTCATACAAAAATAGGAACCTCCCAAAAGCATTTTTCCCAACCACTCAATGAATATCCTTACTATTGCATTCGCAAAATAGATTTTCAGCGAAAAATTCATCAGGCAATACGTTCCCATCCCCATTTTACACTAGCAGAAGAACAAATCACTACCTTAGAATCTCACTCCGACAGTGCCATACTCCATACTAATGATCATTCTTACCAAGCTGAATATATTTTTCAAAGCTGTTTTCCTCTTCATCCACAAAAAAAGCAAGCCCCCAAACACCCACTTTGGCAGCACTTTCTGGGCTGGGAGATTACCGTTGAAGAACCACTCTTTGATCCGCAGGTATTTACGCTCATGGATTTTGACGATAGTTTCTGCGACGGTATCGCCTTTATGTATATTCTACCCTGGTCTGCAACTTCCGCGCTTATAGAATATACCATATTTTCTGAGCGAGTTGAGGAACAATCGTTTTATGAGGATAAAATTTCTCTTTACCTCAACAATCAGTTCAATCTCCGCCCTATCGACTATCAAATTAATCGCCAGGAATTAGGAAAAATTCCAATGCAGGATCTTCTTGCAAAGCCATGGTATAAACCCCGAATCCTAAATATCGGCACCAGTAGCGGTCGCACTAAACCTTCAACCGGCTATACTTTTCAGCGAATTCAACAACAAACTAAAAACCTTGTCACAAACTTGAATAAAACCGGCACTCCTGATCCACAACCCCCTTCTGCATTTAGGTATAAAGCCTACGATCTGTGGCTACTGCATATCATTCATACTAGCCCCCAAAAAGCATTAACTGTATTTAAACAGTTGTTTACTAATAATTCAGCTGATGATCTTTTCCGTTTTCTGGGAGAGCAATCCACCTTCAGGCAGGATTTAAGCATTATGAGCAGCGTTCCCTATGCACCATTTCTTAAAGCGATTTGGAATACCCGGAATCGGCTTTGGCAAATTTTTAAGAACTATTTATTACGGAATTGA
- a CDS encoding AI-2E family transporter produces the protein MNKPYPFWIKGPAILGGVALLFILLYYGKFILMPLAFAALFAMLLEPISNWLQQYKFNRIAAIITSMFFLGIILAGIISLLSIQLVQFADQLPEANQKIQAVSSDIVQFFENQFNISPDRQIAYFKRGLETVVNKSGQYVTTALGATTNVFTTLGLLPFFVFFMMYYKKMYRTFLHKLWDGKNEAIDSVIDGIQNVTQNYIIGMITVITLLAILNAIGLWIVGIKHVLFFAIFAAILAVIPYIGIIIGSLPAIIYALLFTNSLLNPLGVVAVFAVVQFLEGNFITPNVIGSRVSINPFMALIALIVGGKIWGIAGMILFVPFLGILKCIFDQVEILRPYGYIFGNKREYHPGTEESTN, from the coding sequence ATGAATAAACCGTATCCCTTTTGGATAAAGGGTCCGGCAATCCTGGGAGGGGTAGCCTTGCTTTTTATACTTCTTTATTATGGCAAGTTCATTTTGATGCCCTTGGCGTTTGCCGCCCTTTTTGCCATGCTTTTAGAACCCATAAGCAACTGGCTGCAGCAGTATAAATTTAACCGTATTGCAGCCATCATCACCAGTATGTTCTTTTTGGGTATTATTTTAGCAGGTATTATATCGCTGCTTTCTATACAGCTGGTGCAATTTGCCGATCAATTGCCGGAGGCCAATCAAAAAATACAGGCTGTCAGCAGTGATATTGTTCAGTTTTTCGAAAACCAGTTTAATATTTCTCCAGATCGTCAAATTGCCTATTTCAAACGGGGACTGGAAACGGTGGTTAATAAAAGCGGTCAGTATGTAACAACTGCCCTTGGAGCTACCACCAATGTATTCACTACATTGGGACTCTTACCGTTCTTTGTATTCTTTATGATGTACTACAAAAAGATGTACCGCACCTTCCTGCACAAGTTGTGGGATGGCAAAAATGAAGCCATTGATTCGGTCATTGACGGCATCCAGAATGTAACGCAAAACTATATTATTGGGATGATTACCGTTATTACGCTTCTTGCCATCCTTAATGCTATAGGATTATGGATTGTCGGCATTAAACATGTATTGTTCTTTGCCATTTTTGCAGCCATCCTTGCCGTTATCCCATACATCGGGATTATAATCGGCAGTCTGCCGGCCATTATTTATGCACTGCTGTTCACGAATTCGTTGTTAAATCCATTGGGAGTGGTTGCAGTATTTGCGGTAGTACAGTTTTTAGAAGGTAATTTTATTACGCCTAATGTGATCGGGTCGAGGGTTAGTATCAACCCGTTTATGGCGCTTATTGCACTGATTGTAGGAGGTAAAATTTGGGGAATTGCCGGGATGATACTTTTTGTGCCATTTCTGGGAATTCTCAAATGTATTTTTGACCAAGTGGAAATACTCCGACCCTACGGATATATTTTTGGTAATAAAAGAGAATATCATCCAGGAACAGAAGAAAGTACAAATTAA
- a CDS encoding PIG-L deacetylase family protein — translation MRILYVFPHPDDESFGPAPAMAAQRRMGDEVFLLTLTKGEATKQRFRLEVSKEEMGKIRFKEMQCVQEVLDLNGMAVLDLPDSGLKEMDPADIENPIQEHIEEIQPDVLITYAVHGISGFEDHLVSHAAVKSVYCNMKREGKEYPRRLAFFTHYNEEDGEGKFQLSSSNKEEIDCWIEANEKDYQKFLDALDCYETYQQVIEDSNVKEEVGQRVPFEIFQENFDPSLSDLGDKIGS, via the coding sequence ATGCGCATTCTATATGTTTTTCCCCATCCTGATGATGAATCATTCGGTCCGGCCCCGGCTATGGCCGCTCAGCGTCGCATGGGCGATGAGGTTTTTTTATTGACTCTCACCAAAGGAGAAGCCACCAAGCAACGATTTCGATTGGAGGTAAGTAAAGAAGAAATGGGTAAGATTCGCTTTAAGGAGATGCAGTGTGTACAAGAAGTTCTTGATTTGAATGGAATGGCCGTACTTGACTTGCCAGACAGCGGACTTAAAGAGATGGATCCAGCGGATATTGAAAATCCAATTCAAGAGCATATCGAAGAGATACAGCCAGATGTACTCATAACCTATGCCGTGCATGGAATTAGCGGCTTTGAGGATCACTTGGTGAGCCACGCTGCGGTTAAAAGTGTATATTGCAATATGAAAAGAGAGGGCAAAGAATATCCCAGGCGCTTGGCATTTTTTACCCACTATAATGAAGAAGATGGAGAAGGTAAATTTCAGCTGAGCTCATCAAATAAAGAAGAGATTGACTGCTGGATAGAAGCGAATGAAAAAGATTATCAAAAGTTTCTGGATGCACTGGATTGCTACGAAACTTATCAACAGGTTATTGAAGACAGCAATGTCAAAGAGGAAGTAGGGCAGAGGGTGCCATTTGAAATATTTCAGGAAAATTTCGATCCCTCTTTGTCAGATCTTGGTGATAAAATCGGATCGTGA
- a CDS encoding TolC family protein, with translation MRKGILFLFVSLCLATTTYAQEAKKISLQDAIDIALENNYQLKVAKNNVVRAEKEVLSEKADYLPSLNANISGNKNIGRTFNQNTGRITTRTNNSFRSSLSADLPVFSGLENLHSLKNSKYNQQSNEETLQRVREDIIFNTASNYLQFILDKKILEIDRENLAASRKTLEQVKAQVEVGSRPQVDLYNQESTVANNELSVVNSENSLESSRLKLIQTLQTDPRKEYEFATPEIDTQSVKATSYDLDELVTTALKNRSDLKSEEFSIKSIKHQLKATRGSLYPSLSLSGSVSSSYSELQPFGFQDQFFDQNINRSVGLSLNIPIFGNLNRRTNVQSQEINYKNAKLNLRDTELQIVQEVNQAYNDYKSYIKQLESSEKSLQAAERSYQTQKERYKVGAGTLIELSDANAQYIEAQSNRAQALFRLIFQQKLLDYYIGKLDKNISLN, from the coding sequence ATGCGCAAAGGAATTCTATTCTTATTTGTAAGCCTGTGTTTGGCAACGACCACATACGCTCAAGAGGCTAAAAAAATATCGCTGCAAGATGCTATAGATATTGCTCTGGAAAATAATTACCAGCTGAAAGTAGCCAAAAACAATGTTGTTCGCGCCGAAAAGGAGGTGTTGAGTGAAAAGGCTGATTACCTACCTTCTTTGAATGCCAATATATCCGGAAATAAAAATATTGGCCGTACTTTTAATCAAAATACCGGTCGAATAACAACTCGAACAAACAATTCTTTCCGCAGTAGTTTGAGTGCGGATTTACCAGTTTTTAGTGGGTTAGAAAATTTACATTCACTTAAGAATAGTAAATACAACCAGCAGTCTAATGAGGAAACTTTGCAGCGTGTTCGCGAGGATATCATCTTTAACACAGCCAGCAACTATCTGCAGTTTATTTTAGATAAGAAAATTCTGGAGATTGATCGTGAAAATTTGGCAGCTTCCAGAAAAACGCTGGAGCAGGTTAAAGCGCAGGTTGAAGTTGGCTCCCGTCCTCAGGTTGACCTTTACAATCAGGAATCCACCGTTGCTAATAATGAGCTTTCAGTAGTAAACTCCGAAAATTCGCTGGAATCCAGTCGGTTAAAGTTGATTCAAACCCTGCAAACTGATCCCCGAAAAGAATATGAATTTGCTACTCCCGAGATTGATACACAGTCTGTAAAAGCAACAAGTTATGATTTGGACGAGTTGGTAACTACGGCACTTAAAAATCGATCAGATTTGAAAAGTGAAGAGTTCAGTATCAAGTCTATAAAGCATCAACTAAAAGCTACCCGCGGAAGTTTATATCCGTCACTAAGTTTAAGTGGATCTGTTTCAAGTAGTTATTCAGAATTGCAGCCGTTTGGTTTTCAAGATCAGTTTTTTGATCAAAATATTAACCGTTCAGTAGGTCTTTCGCTCAACATTCCTATTTTTGGTAATTTGAATAGAAGAACCAATGTGCAATCACAGGAAATCAACTACAAAAATGCTAAATTGAACCTGCGTGACACCGAATTACAAATTGTGCAGGAAGTTAATCAGGCATATAATGATTATAAGTCATACATAAAACAGCTTGAATCATCAGAGAAATCACTTCAGGCTGCTGAAAGATCATATCAAACGCAAAAAGAGCGATATAAAGTAGGTGCAGGAACGCTCATTGAATTAAGTGATGCGAATGCACAATATATTGAAGCGCAATCAAATCGGGCTCAAGCGCTGTTTCGACTTATTTTTCAACAAAAGTTGCTTGACTACTACATTGGTAAGCTCGATAAAAATATATCTCTAAACTAA